The DNA sequence ATTCAACGCACCGTGAAGATCATCAATCAGACTATCGGTCGAAAGATCGGCAAACAGAAACACTGCATCGGCGCGAAACAAAATCGATGTCATCCAGCCATCGTATGATTCCACTGCAATCGGCGGAAGGTCTATCAACTGGAATTTCACATTCTCCCAAACCATCATTCCGGCAACCGGTTCGCGCGTCGCAAACGGATAGTCGGCTATGATCGGATGCGCATTGCTGACCGAAGCCAGAAACTGCGATTTCCCGCAATTGGGCGGTCCCACCAACGGTATCTGCGCTGCACCCTCACGCGGGAGATTGTCTAACGCCTTTTGCTTGGAAGCTCCACCTGATTTCTGTCCCGGCGCCTTTTTAACTTTGGCAATCTTCGCCTTGATCTCCGCCTGTATCTTCTCAGTGCCTTTGTGCTTGGGGATGATCTTGAGCATCTCTTGCAAACAGATCAAGCGCTCCTGATCGTCAGTAGCCTCACGGTATCGTTGTTCCGCTTTCTTATATGGAGGTGTGAGATTGGCTGGCAT is a window from the bacterium genome containing:
- a CDS encoding TGS domain-containing protein translates to MPANLTPPYKKAEQRYREATDDQERLICLQEMLKIIPKHKGTEKIQAEIKAKIAKVKKAPGQKSGGASKQKALDNLPREGAAQIPLVGPPNCGKSQFLASVSNAHPIIADYPFATREPVAGMMVWENVKFQLIDLPPIAVESYDGWMTSILFRADAVFLFADLSTDSLIDDLHGALNLLKEHRISLSAPEHEVDDEDYSLDEVVKKTFLIANKCDRDEDDIRLGFLRDEFGERFPIYRINSVSREGIALLEMDLYKTLKLLRVYTKTPGHEADRNDPVVLHIGATVEDAAYSIHKDFAERLQFAKIWGVGKHDGQRVHKDFVLADGDVLEFHI